Genomic window (Deinococcus aerophilus):
TCAGAACCATACGTCTGAGAGGCCATTCCTCATGGTATTTGCTCGCCCAGAGAGGCGTGAAATTCCAAAACGGGCTCTAGCCGCCTGGAAACGGCCACGCTCGCCTGTCGCCACCAGGGTGCCGGTTAACCCCGACCCGGACTGCCCCCCCCGGGATCTTCCCGCCAGCTCTACTCCTGATCGAGCCCCAGCTCGGTGCTGCGGCGGGTCGCCTCGATCACGGCGCGCATCAGGCCGCCGCGTACGCCCGCCTCCTCCAGCGCCGCCAGTCCGGCGATTGTGGTGCCTCCGGGCGAGGCCACCTCGTCCTTGAGCATGCCGGGGTGGGCGCGGCGCTGCAGCAGTTCACCGCTGGCGACAAGCAGCTTGGCGGCCAGTTCGTTGGCCAGCACCCGCGGCAGGCCCATCCGCACGCCCCCGTCCGCCAGCGCCTCGGCCACCACGGCGGCGTAGGCGGGACCGGACGCGCTCATGCCAGTAAAGGCGTTGAACAGGTGTTCGGGCAGGTCGTAGGCGTCTCCGACGGCACCGAACAGCCGGCGGGCAAAGTCCAGGTCGCCCGCGCCCTGGGCTTCTTGCGGCCCGGTGATGGCGGTCTGGGACAGGCCGATGGTCGCCGCGAGATTGGGCATCACGCGCACGACCCGCTGGGTGCCCAGCCGTCGGGTCAGGGTTGCCACGCTGACCCCCGCCATGGTGCTGATGTACCCGGCATTCTCCTGGGCCAGCCACTCGGTGACCTCGGGAAAGACGCGCGGCTGCAGACTGACCAGAATGCGGCCCGCTTCTCCCAGATCGCCCTGAGTGATCACCCGCGCTCCGGTCCGGGCGGCAAGTTCCTCCACACGCGCACGGTTGGCGTCCAGCAGCCCGATCTGTCCGGCAGGCAGCACCCCGCGTGAGGTCACGCCCTCCAGCAGGGCCAGACCCAGTTTTCCGACGCCAACGATGGCAAGTTCCATGCGCGGCAGTATAGGCGGCACCTTTTGGGCTCTGACCAGGGCTGTCTGTTCGCCCGGCCCGCTACACTGCCTCCATGCTGGTGTATCACCTCCCCGGAACCTTTGAGACACGCGAGAACCATCTGGACCTGTTGTGGGAGGCGGGGGCGACCGGCCTGGAAGAACGTGCCGGACTGATCCGGGCCTACTTTGATGAACGCCTGGACCTGCCCACCGACATTGCCGATGGCGAGTGGCGCGCTGAGGCCGATCAGGACTGGCTGGCCCAGTTCAAGGCCAACCTGCGTCCGGTGCGGGCGGGACGCGTGACCGTGGTGCCGCCGTGGCTGCTGCACGAGGTGGAGCCCGGGCAGGTGCCGCTGGTGATCGAGCCGGGCATGGCCTTTGGCACCGGCCACCACGCCACCACGCGCATGGCCGTGGAGGCGCTGTCGGCGCTGGACCTCGGCGGACAGCGCGTGCTGGACGTGGGAACCGGCAGCGGCGTGCTTGCCATCGCGGCGGCGCTGCTGGGGGCCGGGTCCGCCCTGGGACTGGACATTGACCCCCTCACCATTCCGATTGCGCGCGAGAACGCGGAGATCAACCGGGTGCCGCCGGGCCGGGCCACCTTTCTGGAGGGCAGCGTGGGCCTGGGCCAGGAATTGCCCGAAGACGCCGCACCAGACGGAGTGTTTGACGTGCTCGTCGCCAACCTGTATGCCGAGCTGCATGACCTGCTGGCGGGCGAATACGCCCTGCACCTGCGCCCCGGCGGGCCGCTGATTCTGACCGGCATTCTGACGAGCAAGCTGGACCTGGTCCGCACGGCACTGGACCGTGAGGGCTTTGGCGACGTGACTGTGCGCGAGGACGGCGAGTGGGTGCTCGTCACGGCCCGCGCGCCGGAGGCATGAGCCGCCACCGCGTGCGGGTGGCCGACCTCGCCCCCGAGATGACCCTCGGCCCGCGCGAGGTCCGGCACCTGCATGTCCTGCGCCTCGCGGTGGGCGACGCGCTGCGCGTCTTCGACGGTCAGGGGGCCGAGGCGAGCGCCACGATCGCGGTGCTGGAGCCCGAGCGGGCCGTGCTGCAGCTGGGCGACGTGGTCGAGAGAGTGGCCGAGACTCCCTGTCCGCTAACGCTGGCGGTGGCGCTGCTCAAGGGCGACAAGCTCTCGGACGTGGTGCGCGCCGCCACCGAACTGGGGGTGGCCTCGGTGCAGTTGCTCATCACCGAGCGCGCCGACGCCCGCGAGATCGGCGCCCAGAAGCTGACGCGCCTGCAGCGCATTGCCGAGGAGGCGAGCAAGCAGTCGCGCCGCGCCGTCATCCCCACGGTCCTCTCCCCCGTGCCGCTGGCCGGGTGGCAGTGGGAGGGGCAGCTGTTCGTCGCACAGCCCGGCTCGCCGGAGCGGCTCGGCGGGCTGCTGGACTGGGCCGCTCCGGTCAACGTCCTGACCGGCCCGGAAGGGGGCCTGAGCGAACGCGAGGTCGCCGGACTATTGGAACGCGGCGCGCACGCCGTCACCCTGGGGCCGCGCATCCTGCGCGCAGAAACGGCTCCGGTGGCGCTGCTCGGAGCGATTGCGGCGATGGGCAGGTAAACGGCGGTGTGCGGCGCCCCCGGAGAACCCTCTGGTGAGGGTCTACCGCGTTCCGGGCAGCAGTTCCTGAGCTTCCACTTCGCTGGGCACCAGTTGCCGCCAGCTGTGGACTCCTCCCACCTGCACGGTCACGAAGCGCTCCAGGGCCCGCCACAGCGGGGGGCGCTGGGCCGGCGGCACGGGCTCTTCCATGCTTGCCCGGACCGAGCGGCGCACCGCGTTCTGCAAAAAGTCCAGGGCCTGCGGGGGATAGGCGGGCAGGCTGGCGCAGGCCGCGCACAGCATCTGGCCGCCCAGCGGGTCGGGGTGGGCGGGGTCCGGCACGCCGCAGCGGGTGCAGCGGGCGGTCTGGGGCATGATGCCGGCCAGGCCCAGCAGCTTGTAGCTCATGACCAGCGCCACCCACTCGGGGTCCGGCTGGTGGGCCACGCCGCGCAGCGCCCCGGCGAACAGCTCGAAGGCCTGCTCACTGAACTCGCCCTCCTGAAACAGGGCGTCGGCGAACTCGGCCATCAGGTGCGCAAACGCATGGCGCCCCGGCTCGGCCAGGGTGGGCAGCGCACCCTCCAGCACCGCCTGCTTCACGGTGGCGAGGTCATTGTTGGGGGTCTGGTACACCTGCACCCCGACATGGTGAAACAGGTTCAGGCGGCTTGCCAGCGGCCCGCGCACCCCGCCGCGCGCGATGGCCTTGAGCTTGCCCTGAGGCGTCAGCAGCGTCACGAGAATGTCTCCGGAGGGCAGCACCCGGCGGCGCATCACGATGCCGCTGCGGTTGGCGGTGCGCAGCCTCACGCTGCGTCCGGAGTGTGCATGCTGGAGTTCTGGGGCCGCGTCACGCCCCGCAGTCTAGGCGCTGCCAGAGTGATGAGCTGTGCCAGCGTCCACCTTCCTGCGGCCCCACCACCGTTAAACTGGCAGCAATGAACGACCCGCACTCCCAGGAGCACAGCGTCCGCGACCTGCTGCGGGAACTCTTCCCGGAGACCCACCGCGAGCTGTTTGGAGACCACCCGCAGGATGCCCCGCCCACCCTGGGCCTGTACCCGGTGGCCGACGGCCGGCTGGCGCTGGTCCACGGCGGCCAGCTGGCCGAGTTCACGCCGCTGGACCCTAAAGGCAAGAACGCCCTGCACTGCGACCTGTGCCACTACACCCGCAGCCGCACCGAGGCTGCCGTGTACCGCGTGGCCGTCGCCGCGCGCCGCAGCCGCTACGTGACCCTGTGCACCGCCACCGAGGCCTGCCAGGGCCGGGCGGGACGGCGCGGCCTGGAAGGGCTGGCTGGACGCATCTTCCCCATCGAGCCGGTTCACGCCGACGAGCACGGCGGATAGCCGCACGGGGGCCAGCTTTGCCCTCTGGCTGCCGCTGAGAACCCCGGTGCATCTGAACGCACCCACCCAGCGCGAATCCCCGGTCCTGAACCCGGACGGGGGTCTGCGGCGTTTCACGGATCAAGACAAGGAACAATGCCCTCCTTACAATGGGCAGATGGAAGGAGTCTGGCAGGAGCTGAGGCTCATGGAAGGTCTGCTCGTGGCCTTTGTGCTCAGCGGCGTGATCGGGTGGGAACGGGAACGGTCGGGGCACAGCGCGGGCCTGCGGACCCACATGATGGTCGGCATGAGCGCGGCCCTGTTCGTGGTGCTCGCCGACACGCTGATCAGCAATTTCGGGGGGCGGGACGCGGGCGTGCGCTTTGACATGATCGGCATCCTGGGAGCGGTGGTCAGCGGCATCAGCTTTCTGGGCGCGGGCGTGATTTTCTCTGCAGGACGCGGCGAGAAGGCCAGGGGCCTGACCACGGCGGCGGGCCTGCTCGCCACGGCGGGCGTGGGGCTCGCCTGCGGACTGCATCTGTACGTGCTCGCCACCGGCGCGACGTTGCTGTTCGTCTTCACGCTGGCCGTCATCCAGCGGTGGCTGGAACATAAGGGCCACGCAGAACGCGAGGGATAAGTGCGCCATCCTGCCGCCTGCCCTTTTCTCCTGGCCGCATATTGGATACAATATCCATATGAGCCTCTCCGAGCGTGCGGCGTTTGCCCGGCCCGTGCTGGTGCGCGACGGTGTGTATGAACACCTGCGCCGCGCCGTGCTGGACGGCGAGATCGCCCCCGGAGAGCGCATCGGGGAGGCCGAGCTGGGCGAGAGCCTGGGGGTGTCACGCACGCCCATCCGCGAGGCCATCATGCGGCTCACGCAGGACGGCCTGCTCGTCGCTTCTGCGAACCGGGGCGTGCGGGTGCGCACCGTCACGGCGCAGGAAGCGCGCGACACCTATGTGGTGCGCGAGGAACTCGACGGACTGGCCGCCGCCGTCGCCGCCACCGCCCACACCCGGGACGACGCCGGGGCGCTGCGGGCGGCGCTGAAACAGGTCAATGCCGCGCCGGCCGGGGATTACCGGGAACAGACCCGGCTGGACCTGGGCTTTCACCGCACCATTACCCTGGCCGCGCACAACGCCACCCTGACCGATCTCGCCCGCGACCTGGAACAGCGCGTGGCCCTGATCAAGCACCAGACCCGCACCTACAATGCCCACCCCGAAACGGCCGCCCAACACGCCGCCCTCCTCAAGGCCATCCTGGACCGTGACGCGGGCGCGGCCCGTGAGGCGGCCCGGCAGCATGTCCGCACCTTTGCGGCGCTGGTCCTGCATGACCTCGCAGCCGGGGCCGAAAGCTGAAATCCCCACCCCCGCTCCGTGTTCCACCCCCCCCGACCCCACATCCCATCCCCGAGGTATCCATGATTGATCAGCTCTACCGCAAGGCCATCCTGACTGTTTCAGGACAGAAATTCGTGGAAGACATCGTCCGCAAACAGGGCTGGGGTCTGGCGCAGCGTTTTGTGGCCGGTGAGGAGGTGGACGGAGCGATCGCCGCTGTTCGGGAACTCCAGCAGGACGGCATTCTGGGCAACCTCGATCTGCTGGGCGAATTCGTGGCCTCGCCGGAAAAGGCCAATGAATTTGCCGAGAAGGTGTTGCACCTGCTCGATGCCGCCCACACCGCCGGTATTCCGCCCTACGCCAGCGTGAAGCTCTCGGCGGTGGGCCAGGGCCAGACGGTCGACGGTCAGGACCTGGGGCTCACCAACGCCCGGCGCATCGTGGGCCGGGCCAGGGAGCACGGCGGTTTCATCTGCCTGGACATGGAAGACCACCCGCGTGTAGACCAGACCCTGGAGCAGTTCCGCATCCTGGTCGGCGAGTTTGGGGCGCAGCATGTGGGCACGGTGTTGCAGAGCTATCTGTACCGCACCGAGGCGGACCGCAGCAGCCTGGACGACCTGCGCCCCAACCTGCGCATCGTGAAGGGCGCGTACCTGGAGCCCGACTCGGTCGCCATGCCCGACAAGGCCGATGTGGACGCCAGCTACCGCAAGCTGGTCTACGCGCACATGGCCGCCGGCAATTATGTGAACGTGGCGACCCACGACGAGAGCATCATCGAGGACGTCAAGCACTATGCGCTGGCGCACGGGATCTCCAAGGAGGCCTACGAATTCCAGATGCTGTACGGCGTGCGCCGTGACCTGCAGAAAGAGCTCGCGGCGGCAGGCTACCGCGTGCGCGCCTACATCCCCTATGGCCGCGACTGGTATCCGTACTTCAGCCGCCGGATTGCCGAACGGCCCGCCAACGTGATGTTCGTCCTGCGCGGCATGCTCAAGGGGTGAACGGGTCGGTGATCGGCGTCACCGGAGCGCCCGGGAACATCGGCACGCCGCTGGTGCGCGAGCTGCTGCGGCGCGGCGCGCGGGTGCGGGTGCTGGCCCGCCACCCGGACCGGGCGCAGGATGCCTTCGCCGGTGCCTCCGCCGGGCAGATCGAGGTCCGGACGCTGGAATTCGGCCGGCGTCAGACGTATCTGGACGCCTTCGGGGGCCTCGACAGCCTGTTCGTGTTGCGCCCGCCGCAGATCACTCAGGTCCGCCGGGACATGGTTCCCGCACTGGACGTGGCGCTGGGGGCCGGGGTACGGCACTTTGCGCTTCTGTCTCTGCAGGGGGCCCACCGCCTGCCCTTCACGCCGCATGCCCAGCTGGAACAGCATCTGCGGGGCAACGGCGCGGCGTACACCTTCTTGCGCCCCAGCTTCTTCCTGCAGAACCTGACCACCACGCACCTGCCCGAACTCCGGCACGGAGAGCTGGCCGTGCCCGCCGGCCGGGGGCGCACCAGTTTTGTGGACGCCCGGGATGTGGCCGAAGCCGCCGCCACCGTGCTGACCGAACGTGGACACGAGCACCGGTCCTACGAACTCACCGGCCCCGAGGCGCTGACCTACCGCGAGGTGGCCGAGATCTTCACGCACGTCACCGGAAAGCTGTTCCGCTACACCGCTCCCAGCCCGCTGGCCTTCTTCCGCCGAATGCGTAGGCGGGGCCTGCCCGCCGCACAGGTTCTGGCGCTGGAAGCCGTCTACGCCACCATCCGGCTCGGCCTCGCCGGACACGTCTCCGCCGACCTGCCGGCGCTGCTGGGCCGCCCCTCCCGCACCACCGCAGACTTCGCCCACGACCTCCGCCCTCTACTACAAGCTCAAGGAGAATCCCATGCTTAAGATTCAGGAATACCGCCCGCAGGCCTTCATCGACTTCACCCTGCCCGAGAACGTCGCTGCCTACGCAGCCGCGCTGCAAAAAGTCCGGGCCGAACTGCTGGGCAAGCATTACCCGCTGGTCATTGACGGCGAGCGTGTGGACACCGCCGGCAAACTGGAATCCATCAATCCGTGTGACACCTCAGAAGTGGTGGGCACGACGGCCAGGGCCACGACCGAGGACGCCGAGCGTGCGCTGAATGGCGCGTGGAAAGCCTTCGAGGACTGGAAGACCTGGGACATGGACGCCCGCGCCCGCATTCTGCTGAAGGCCTCGGCCATCCTCAAGCGCCGCCGCCTGGAGGCCTGCGCCCTGATGAGCATCGAGGTGGGCAAGAACTACGCCGAGTCCGATGTGGAGGTGGCCGAGGCCATCGACTTCCTGGAGTACTACGCCCGCAGCGCCATGAAGTACACCGGCTTCGGCAGCAGCGAAACCACCTGGTTCGAGGGCGAGGAAAACGGCCTGATGTCGCTGCCGCTGGGCGTGGGCGTCTCCATCTCGCCGTGGAACTTTCCCTGCGCCATCTTCCTGGGCATGCTCGCCGCGCCCATCGTGGCAGGCAACTGCGTGATCGCCAAACCAGCCGAGGACTCGGGCCTCATCGCCGGATTCATCGCCGACATCATGTACGAGGCCGGACTGCCCGCCGGGGTGCTGCAGTTTCTGCCCGGGGTGGGCTCCGAGGTCGGCGAGTACCTGACCACCCACGCAAAAACACGCTTTATCACCTTTACCGGCAGCCGCGCGGTGGGCCTGCACATCAACGAGGTGGCCGCCAAGGTGCAGCCCGGCCAGAAGTGGATCAAGAAGGTCGTGCTGGAACTGGGAGGCAAGGACGGGATGATCGTCGACGAAACGGCGGATCTGGACGTGGCCGTGCTCGCCGCCGTGCAGGGAGCGTTCGGCTTCAACGGCCAGAAGTGCAGCGCCATGAGCCGCCTGATTGTGGTGGACAAGGTGTACGACGCGGTGGTAAACGCCTTCGTGGAACGTGCCGCCGCGCTGAAGATCGGCACCGGTGAGGAGAACGCGCCCGTTACGGCCGTGGTGAACCAGGAGTCCTTCGACAAGATCAAGAGCTACCTGGACCTGGCCCCCAGCGAAGGCAAGGTGCTGCTGGGCGGCGAGGCTCCCGGTGACGCGAACGGCAAGACCGGGTACTACGTGCACCCCACCATCGTCGGCGACGTGAAGCGGGACGCCCGTCTGGCCCAGGAGGAAATCTTCGGGCCGGTGGTATCGGTGATCCGCGCCGCAGACTGGCAGGACGCGCTGGACATCGCCAATTCCACCGAGTACGGCCTGACCGGCGGCGTGTGCAGCCGTGACCGCGCCCGGCTGGAGCAGGCCCGCCAGGAGTTCGAGGCCGGCAACCTGTACTTCAACCGCAAGATCACGGGGGCGATCGTGGGCGTGCAGCCCTTCGGCGGCTACAACATGAGCGGCACCGACAGCAAGGCGGGCGGACCGGACTACCTCGCCAACTTCATGCAGCTCAAGACCGTGACCGAGCGCTGGTAAACCCTCTTTGAAGAGCAAGGCGGCAGAACCCTCTGAGGGTTCTGCCGCTTTCTGATGGTAAAGGCCAGGTATTCGTACACCTTATCCAGCCCCCAGAATGACGCATTCCTCATCCGTTCTGAAGGGTTGCACAGATGTATAGGCAGGCTTGTCCTCTTGTATTCCGACGACACTAAGCTTCCTCAAATCACTCCCCGAACAGCAGATTAGACCGTTTTCCCACCAGTGCTTTTCCAGGTGGGCCGCAAAGTCACCCTCCCGAGCGAAGCCTCCGGTTTCGTCAGGCGACCCGTTGTTGTGTTCACCTGGAGGATCACCATGAAATACACCCCTTGTCTGCTGGCCGCTTCCCTCGCTCTCTCGCTCGCCGCCTGCGGGCAATCTCCCCAGATTGCCGCCTCTGACCCGGGCGCACCCGGCGCCGGCATTGAGGCTTTCAGCGGAGCCTATCTGATCGGCTTTAAACAAGACGGACTGCAGGGACAGAACCTTCAGCAGCAGGCGCTGATGCAGGCGCAGGCCATCTCTTCTGCCGGCGGAACCGCCACGGGACAGTGGACAGAGATCAGCGCCGCCGCCGCACGCCTCTCACCAGCGGCTCTGGAGAAACTCAGGGCCAACCCGCTGGTCGAGTATGTCGAGCCTGATCTGGTGCGCCACGCCATGGGCACGCGCAGCGCAGGCACCGCTGCCGCGGCAGTCAGCCGCGGCAGCCTGGGCCGCCAGAACCTGTATGCCCAGGATGTGTATAACGCCAGCGGCGAGACCACTTGGGGGAATGCAGCGCTGCGGGTGCCTGCGCTGCGGACTGCCAACTACACCGGCGCGGGTGTGGCGGTATGTGTCACCGACACCGGTATTGACGGCAACCACCCCGAATTCGGAGGCAAACTCAAAGGGTTCAAAAACTTTGTGACCACCGAGGCCAACCGCAACGACCCCTACGCACTGAATGACGTATCGCATCACGGCACGCATGTGTCGGGCACCATCTTCGCCCAGTACGGCGCGGGCACCGGGGCGAGTGGTCTGCAGGCCGGTCAGGATCCCAACGGGATCGGCGGCGTTGCCAGCGGCGTCAATCTGTACATGGCGCGCGTGCTGGGGGACAGCGGCAGCGGCAGCAGCAGCGGCATCATCAATGGGGTGAACTGGTGCGTGGCGCAGCTCAAGTCCCAGGGCGGCACCGAGAACAAGGTCGTGGTCAGCATGAGCCTGGGTGGTGGCCGGGCCAGCAAGACCGAGGAACGCGCCTATACAGCTGCTTACAACAAGGGCGCCCTGATTGTCGCAGCCACCGGCAATGACGGCGGCGCGGTCTCGTATCCCGCCGCCTACCCCAATGTGGTGGGCATCGGAGCCATTGACAGCAACGAAGCCAAGGCCGACTTCAGCAACTTTGGCACCCAGGTGGATCTGGTCGGTCCCGGCGTGCACGTTCTGAGCAGCATTCCGCTGGGACAGGGTGTGGCCGCGACAGGCAGCGGGGGGGGCGTGGCCTTCACGGACGTACAGGCGGCAGACCTCAGCGGTAAGGGCACCATGAGCGGCACTGTCGTTGCGGCAGGCGGCACCAACAACGAGTTCTGCGGAGTGGGCACACGCAATTCGGCCCTGAACGGTGCCATCGCCCTGATCTCCCGCGGCACCTGCTCGTTCGAGGAAAAGACGGCCAACGCGGTGGGCAGCGGAGCCAAGGCGGTACTGATCTACAACAACACGGCGGGCAGCCTGGGGATGACTCTGACCAACACCTACAGCGTGCCGGTGGCAGGCATTCTGCAAACGGACGGCACGGCACTTCTGGGCAAACTGCCCACCACCGGCACCGTCAGCGTCACTGGATCAGACTACGAGTACCTCGACGGCACCAGCATGGCCACCCCGCATGTCAGCGCCGCCGCCGCCCTGGTGTGGGCTGCCAAACCCACCCTAACCAATACCCAGTTGCTCAGCCTGCTCAAGTCCACCGCCAAGGATCTGGGAGCTGCCGGACGGGACAACAACTTCGGCGATGGTCTGGTTAATCCCCTCAAGGCCATCACCGGCCAGTAACATCGTCCCCACGTGGGCCAGAACACGGTCTGCATCAGAAACGCCGCCGGGAAACCAGTCCCGGCGGCGTTTGTCTGTGGCGCATGGTGATCAGATCAGCGCTATTCCTTGACGCCACCCGACACGGTCCCGCCCACGAAGTACCCCTGGAAGCCGTAGAACAATGCCACGATGGGCAGCGCCCCCAGGGTGGCGGCGGCAGCGAACACGCCCCACTTGGTGCTGAACTGGCCCTGCGTAAAGGAGAGGAGCATGATGCCCACGGTCCACTTCTCCACGCCGGTCAGCAGGATGTTTGCCAGGATGAACTCGGCGTAGGTCCCGATGAACTGATTCAGGAAGATAAACACCAGGATGCCCCCCGACAGCGGCAACACCACCTTCAGGAAGGTCTGCCAGCGGGTCGCGCCGTCCACCATCGCGGCTTCCTCCAGCGATTCGGGCAAAGACTCGACGTAACCCTTGAAGATCCAGGTGTTGAAGGCGATGGCCCCGCCGCTGTAGGCCAGGATCAGACCGGTAAAGGTGTTGCTCAGGCCCAGCAGCACCATCAGGGTGTACACGGCGACCAGCGCCAGGAAGACCGGGAACATCTGAATGAAGATGAAGAACAGCAGCGTCTGGAAGCGGCCCGGAAAGCGCAGCCGTGCCATGGCGTACCCGGCAGTGGTGGAGAGCAGGATGGCCAGGATGCCGGTGATGCCCGAGACGAGCAGCGTGTTGCGCACCGAGAGCAGGAACTTGCTTTCGTTGGTGGTGCCCTGGAACTGGGCCGGCCCCAGGAACACGATCAGCACGGCCAGCGCGGCCAGCAGGATGCGGATGATCCAGGCACGGGTGCGGGTCAGACCCTCGCTCTCGCGCCCCATGCGGCCCACCACCGCCAGGATGCCCAGGGCGGTCAGCGCCGCGCCCGAGATGCCGGCCAGCAGCAATTGCCACAGCGGGATGGTCACGCCCTCGAACAGCTTCTGGAAGTTCTCGTAGCTCAGCACTTCCAGGCGGGGCAGCAGACCCGTCTTGTACAGGATGTTGGGATTGGAGAAATCCGGAAAGGCGAACAGGCTGTTGCGCGGATCGAAGGCGGCAATCAGCACGTACAGCAGCGGATAGATGGCAACGAGCACCACCAGGATCAGGAACAGGTGCGTGAGCTGATCGCCCAGCACGGCGGCGTAACTGATCTTGCGGCCTGTGCGGGCGATGCCGATGCGCTGACCGATCAGGCTGGTCAGGGCGAGCACGCCCGAGGCCGCGAGCAGAAACAGCAGGAACCGGACCCAGCCGCGTTCCACGTAGTAGATGGTGAAGCTCTTGGGGCGGCCCTGCATGTTGAGGTTCAGGTAATAGCCGAGCACGACGAGCGCGATAACCAGCGCGGCGGTGACGAGCCACGGCAGGGCCCGGCGCAGCACGCTGGGTTCCCTGTGAACGTAGCCGCCCGGCGGCAGGTCTTGCTGGGGAGTGGGAACGGTGGTCATCGGCGGGCCTCCTCAAAGACGCCGGCCGCCTTGAAGTTGACCAGGCTGATGGCGAGTGTCAGGAAGAAGATGATCAGCGCGATGGCGCTGGCCAGGGCAAAGTTCTGACCGCCGCTGGATGCGAACGCCGTGTTGTAGCCCCATGACAGCAGGATGTCAGTGCTCTGGGCGGTGGCTTCCCGGCCCTGCTGGGGCGGCCCGCCCTGGGTGAGCAGGTAGATGATGCCGAAGTTATTGAAGTTGAACGCAAAGCCCGAGAGCAAAATGGGCGTGAAACTGCTGCGCAGCAGCGGCAGCGTGATGTTCGTGATCTGCTGCCAGCGGCTGGCCCCATCGATGCTGGCGGCCTCGTACAGGTCCTCGTTGATGGTCGACAGGGCGCTGATGGTGGCGGTCATCATGTACGGAAAGCCCAG
Coding sequences:
- a CDS encoding S8 family serine peptidase codes for the protein MKYTPCLLAASLALSLAACGQSPQIAASDPGAPGAGIEAFSGAYLIGFKQDGLQGQNLQQQALMQAQAISSAGGTATGQWTEISAAAARLSPAALEKLRANPLVEYVEPDLVRHAMGTRSAGTAAAAVSRGSLGRQNLYAQDVYNASGETTWGNAALRVPALRTANYTGAGVAVCVTDTGIDGNHPEFGGKLKGFKNFVTTEANRNDPYALNDVSHHGTHVSGTIFAQYGAGTGASGLQAGQDPNGIGGVASGVNLYMARVLGDSGSGSSSGIINGVNWCVAQLKSQGGTENKVVVSMSLGGGRASKTEERAYTAAYNKGALIVAATGNDGGAVSYPAAYPNVVGIGAIDSNEAKADFSNFGTQVDLVGPGVHVLSSIPLGQGVAATGSGGGVAFTDVQAADLSGKGTMSGTVVAAGGTNNEFCGVGTRNSALNGAIALISRGTCSFEEKTANAVGSGAKAVLIYNNTAGSLGMTLTNTYSVPVAGILQTDGTALLGKLPTTGTVSVTGSDYEYLDGTSMATPHVSAAAALVWAAKPTLTNTQLLSLLKSTAKDLGAAGRDNNFGDGLVNPLKAITGQ
- a CDS encoding sugar ABC transporter permease, producing MTTVPTPQQDLPPGGYVHREPSVLRRALPWLVTAALVIALVVLGYYLNLNMQGRPKSFTIYYVERGWVRFLLFLLAASGVLALTSLIGQRIGIARTGRKISYAAVLGDQLTHLFLILVVLVAIYPLLYVLIAAFDPRNSLFAFPDFSNPNILYKTGLLPRLEVLSYENFQKLFEGVTIPLWQLLLAGISGAALTALGILAVVGRMGRESEGLTRTRAWIIRILLAALAVLIVFLGPAQFQGTTNESKFLLSVRNTLLVSGITGILAILLSTTAGYAMARLRFPGRFQTLLFFIFIQMFPVFLALVAVYTLMVLLGLSNTFTGLILAYSGGAIAFNTWIFKGYVESLPESLEEAAMVDGATRWQTFLKVVLPLSGGILVFIFLNQFIGTYAEFILANILLTGVEKWTVGIMLLSFTQGQFSTKWGVFAAAATLGALPIVALFYGFQGYFVGGTVSGGVKE